In bacterium, the DNA window TCCTGAGGTTGCCACCGCAGACGGGATGGCTATCGCTTACAGGGCCGGAACGGCGTTGATGGATATGGAATTTATGCAGTTTCATCCCACAACACTTTATCTCGCCGGGGCGCCCCGCTTCCTGATTTCCGAGACGGTGAGAGGGGAAGGAGGCGTTCTCGTAGATAAAAACGGCTACAGGTTTATGCCCGATTACCATCCTCTTTGCGAACTGGCGCCGCGTGATGTGGTAAGCAGAGCAATAGTTGAACAGATGAAAAAAACCGATTCAAATTTTGTTTCCCTGGACCTGTCGAATATACCGCCGGCAAAAGTCGGGAAAAGATTTCCCAATATAAAAAAGATATGTAATGATTACGGCCTTAAGATTCCCCGCGATAAAATTCCCGTCAGGCCGAGCGCCCATTATATGATGGGAGGGGTACGGATAAATCTTGGTTGTGAAACAAATGTAAAAGGGCTGTATGCGTGCGGCGAGGTTTCATGCTCGGGGGTCCACGGCGCAAACAGGCTTGCAAGTAATTCCCTCCTTGAATCCATGGTTTTTGGATATAGGGCGGGTATCGCCGCCGGACAGAATTCAAAGATGAAAGGTTTCAGGGTCCCGCCGATAAAATATGAGATAGACAGGAAAATCCTGCGTGCGCTTGATGTAGCTGACGTAAAAAGGTCTCTCCAGAGCGTTATGTGGAGATGTGTCGGGCTGGAGAGAGAAGAGCATAGTCTTGCGGAAGCTTATAATATCATTACTTTCTGGGAAAGATATATACTGTCCGCGATGGTCAGATATGCGGACGGGTTTGAATTGCAGAATATGCTGATGGTCGCAAAACTGATGGCTAAAGCCGCTCTTCGCAGGAAAGAAAGCCGTGGAGCTCACTACAGAACTGATTTCCCCAAACCTGTCGAAAAATGGAAAAAACATATTAATTTTTCATTAAAATACTGATTTATCATCCTTCACATCTTAAAAATATTTATGGAAAAGAACATTGTTATCAGGAATGCCAGGCAGCACAACCTGAAGAATATCAGCCTGGAAATACCGAGGAACAGGCTGGTTATTGTTACGGGCCTTTCCGGTTCGGGAAAATCATCGCTTGCTTTTGATACGCTTTACGCGGAAGGGCAAAGGAGATATGTAGAAAGCCTGTCAGCCTATGCGAGGCAGTTTCTTGAGCAGATGCAAAAACCGGAAGTTGATTATATAGAAGGTTTGTCCCCGGCAATATCTATTGAGCAGAGAAGCGCGTCTTCCAATCCCCGTTCGACCGTCGCCACATCCACCGAGATATATGATTACCTGAGGGTTCTTTACGCCAATGCGGGGGATGTGTTCTGTTATAAATGCGGCCGTCCCATAAGCCGGCAGGGGCCTCAGGATATCGCCGATTCCATACTGGAATTGCCGGAAGGCCTGGATATTGCGCTGCTTGCCCCTGTTATTGAAGGCAAGAAAGGCGAACACAGGCAGGTCTTTGAATTCCTCAAAAGAGACGGCTTTTCAAGAGTCAGAATAGACGGCTTTATGAATGAGCTTGATGATGTCACAGGGCTTGATAAAAATAAAAAACACAGCATAGCCGCCGTTGTTGACAGGTTTAAAATTAAGAGCGGAATAGCAAAAAGAGTAAGTGATTCCGTCGAAACGGCTCTTAAGACCGGCAAAGGCAAGATAATTATACAGCGCGGCAGGAATAATAAGGCGGAAGATATCTTTTATAGCGAGGAAAACAGCTGTCCTTACTGTGGAATAAGCTACGGGGAAATAAGCCCCAGGATGTTTTCGTTTAACAGTCCTTACGGGGCCTGTCCCTCCTGTCATGGACTTGGGCATAAACTGAGTTTTTCGAGAGAGTCTGTCGTGCCTGATCCCGATAAATCGCTTGAAAAGTGGGCGATTGCTCCCTGGAAAAGAGGCGGAAAATCATTACTGATTTATTATAAAAAGATTTTAAGGGGGGTATGCAGGCATTTTTCCATTGATATGGATAAGCCGTGGAAGGAACTGTCCGGAAAACAGCAGAAGATAATATTATACGGCTCCGGCGAAGAAGATATTTCTTTTTCATTCTGGAGAAGGGGCGCGGTCAGGCATTTCAGTAAACCTTTTGAAGGTGTTATCCCGAACCTTGAAAGAAGGTTCAGGGAAACGGACAGCGAGGGGGTAAAGGAATACCTGCAGAGATTTATGGGAGAAGAAGACTGCGAACTCTGTAAAGGTTCCAGGCTGAAACAGGAAAGCGCTGCCGTGAAAATAGAAGGTAAATCCATTTATGATTTTACAAGAATGTCTGTTTCAGAGGCTCTGGAATTCATAAACAATATAAATTTTTCTGCAAACAAATTTAAAGTTGCGGGTGAATTGATTAAAGAAGTCAGGATGAGGCTGGTTTTCCTGGAAAATGTAGGCCTTGGATATCTGACGCTGGACAGAAAAAGCGCGACCCTTTCCGGCGGAGAAGCCCAGAGGATAAGGCTGGCGACACAGATCGGATCGGGACTTGTCGGGGTTCTCTACATACTTGATGAACCGAGTATAGGTCTGCACCAGAAGGATAACATAAAACTTCTGAATACATTAAAAAGCCTGAGAGATATGGGCAATACCGTGATTGTGGTGGAACACGATGAAGAAATTATAAGTTCGGGTGATTTTATTATAGATCTGGGTCCCGGCGCGGGGAAAAAGGGAGGATATCTTGTATATGCCGGAGGATTGGACGGCCTGCTTAAAAATAAAAATTCAATAACGGCGGCATATCTTTCGGGAGAAAAAGAGATTTTGCTCAGGGAAAGAAGGATTGTGGGGCCGAAGAATAAATTTTTGAAGGTTTTCGGAGCCAGGGAGAATAATCTTAAAAATATAGATGTGAAGATACCTCTCGGCAGGTTCTGCTGTGTTACGGGTGTGTCGGGATCGGGGAAAAGCACCCTTGTGGATGAAATCTTGAGGAAGGCGCTGTTTCAGAAAATTTACGGTTCCAAGGAAAAACCCGGCGCTTATTCCCGGATAGACGGGGTTTCGAATGTTGACAAGGTAATCCTTATCGACCAGTCGCCTATAGGCAGAACACCGCGTTCCAATCCCGCTACATATACGGGTGTTTTCGGGCATATAAGAGATTTATTTTCAAAAATACCTGAGGCAAAGCAAAGAGGCTATATGCCGGGAAGATTCAGTTTTAACGTCAAAGGGGGCAGATGCGAATCCTGCAGGGGAGACGGAATTTTAAAAATCGAAATGCATTTTCTGCCGGATATTTATGTAGAATGCGAAACCTGCAAAGGGAAACGTTACAACAGGGACACGCTCGATATCAGGTATAAAGGTTTGAATATCGCGGAAGTTCTGGATTCAACGGTTAACGAAATGCTTGAGCATTTTAAAAATGTGCCTAAGATAAGGGAAAAACTTCAGACATTGAAAGATGTCGGGCTTGGTTATATCCATCTCGGTCAGCCCGCGACCACACTATCCGGAGGGGAAGCGCAGAGAGTCAAGTTATCTTCGGAACTGGCGAAGAAAGCGACAGGCAGTACATTGTACATCCTGGATGAACCTACGACCGGGCTGCACTTTGACGATATAAATATGCTTCTTGATGTTTTGCACCGCCTGGTATCGCTGGGCAACACGGTGCTTGTCATAGAACACAACATAGATGTCATCAAAACGGCTGATTATATTATCGATCTCGGCCCTGAAGGCGGCGACAAAGGCGGTTTTATTGTCTGTGAAGGAACGCCTGAAGAATTAGCTTCAAATCCGGAATCTTATACGGGGAATTATCTGAAGAAAAAGCTTTAAGGTCTTATTCCACGAGTTTTCTGAGTTTTTCCAGCTGTTCTATGTTTCCCATCATTATCAGCGAATCTCCGGCGTTCAGCACAAGCTCGGTGCGGGGATTATATATATAATTTTTAGTTTCAGCCTGTTCGACCGCAACAACAATAAGACCTGTTTTCTTTGCTATATCCGCTTCTCCCAGGGTCTTCCTGATGAGGGAGGAGTTTTCAGCGATTGTAACGCTCTCCATTCTCAGGCTCAGATCGGCTTGTTTCAGCATAGTATCAAGAAATGAGACAACAACAGGCCGGAGAGCGACGGATGCAAGGCGCATACCTCCTATCCTGTTGGGAGAAACCGTGGCATTGGCGCCTGCTTTAAGAAGCTTTCTTTCAGAGTCTTCATCGACCGCTTTTGAAATAATCCTGAGGTTGGCATTAAGGCTTCTCGAGGTAAATACGACGAAAAGGTTGCTCGTATCATCGTTCAATGTCGATATCAGGCCTTTTGCGTTTTTTATGCCGGCAAGTTCAAGTATCTCGTCCTGCGTGGCATCTCCTGTCACAAAAAGAAGGTTCTCTTTATACGGTATCTGATTCAGGGCTTCCTCTTTTTTTTCAACTATCACAAACGGGTTTCTTGTTTTATAAAATTCTTCAATAACCGATAAGCCGGTTTTGCCCGCGCCGCATATAATAAAATGATTATTTAATTTAGATATATTTTTATTCATTTTCTTTCTCCTTAAAATATTATTTAATTGCCCTTCAAGAATAAAGGCAGTTGTATTTGATACTCCGTATAACAAAGTTCCCATCCCGGTGAAGATGATAAAAATGGCGAAAAATATTTCAGCGGGATTTTCTCCGATTTCCCTGTTGCCGACCGTTGATATAAGGCAGATTGTCAGATAAAGGGCATTTTCAACCGAAATATTTTTAAGAGCGGCAAATCCTGCCGTGCCCGTAATAATCACCGCCGCAAGGGCTATGATGATTTTCAGGATCCTTTTTTGAATGATATCCATAGTAACTATATTATTTAATCCGGCCCGGCGTGTCAATTATTTCAGAAAGAATATGGAATATCTTTTTTGACATGGGGAAGAATTTAGTGTAATTTAAATGGGAAAAATTTTTAAAAGGACGGTGTTTCAATGATAAAGAAAAGTTGTATTCTTTTTTTGACGGTATTGTTTATGGCGGGTGTTAAATGCTATGCGCTTAAAGTGTCTGATGTTTCGACCCAGTGCCCCGAACATCCGTCAACCGCGGCTGTTGACGGCAATGACGCCAGTTACTGGCTGTCATCAAAAGGGATGAGTCCGGCCTGGCTGGCCATAGATATAGGGAAGACAACTAAAATCAACGGTATTCAGCTGATCTGGGGTGATAAGGCCGCCAGATTATATAAGATATACATATCTTCGGGGGGAAAAAAATGGGATGAAGTCGCCTGTGTTGATGACGGCAAAAAAAATGAAAGCCGCATGATATTCTTTGATGACAAAGAAGCAAGAATGATAAAAATCTATTGCGAGGAGGGCGCTGACGGGGACGAATATTCAATAAGGGAGATAAAGCTGCTGTGTAACATAGAAGAAACTCAGGCCGATAACCCCATTATTTCTATTAAAGCCTCTTCCGAAGGTCCCGGAAGCGACGGAGCCATAACGGCATGCGACGGAAACGATCTTACAAGATGGGCATCCAGACAGGGAAGCGAATATGAATGGATAGAATTTGAATTTACAGGTATGCAAAAGATAAAAGCCGTGGAAATTATCTGGGAACGGGCATCCGCGAAGGAATATACGATAGAAACATCCGTCGACGGTAAAACATGGGAGTTGCAGTCTGCGGTCAAAGACGGCCGGCAGGGAGAAAGAAGAATGGTGCTTCTTAAAAACGAACCCGAAATCAAATTTTTCAGGGTCAATTGTTTCAGCAGGGCAAGTGTCTGGGGTTATTCAATATGGGAAGTAAAACCCATATTAACCGGCAAACCTAAATTCTCAGGGAAAAGATCCGAAAAGAAAACAGAATTGAAATTCGACAGGTTCCAGTCCCATGCCAGCGGCGCGCTGAAAAAAGAATGGCTTTACAGAGATGCTTCCGAAAAACTTGTTAAAAGCGTTACCGCATCTTCGACAAGGGAAGGGCATGAACCCGTTTATGCGGTAGACCCCAGGATGAGAACCAGCTGGTTCTCGGACGCAAACGGCGAGGAATGGCTGCAGATAGAATTTAAGGAAGGCGTGATTCTGGGGAATTTAAGATTGAAATGGAATTATAACCCTGCCCAGCATTTTAAAATCCAGGTTTCGGAAGACGGATCTGACTGGCGGGATGTTTATGAGCAGGAAGGCGTGGGGAAATACGAGCAGAAATATATAAGTTTTGATTCAGTTGCGTGCAGGTTTATGAGAATACTATGTATAAAACCCACTTTTGATGAAGCGACTTCCGGTAATTATGACAGTTATTCGGTGATTGATATCAGTATCAATCCTGCTAAACCGACCCCTGTTTGGAAGCAGAATTGAACAAAATCTTATGAAAGTAAAAATATTATTTTTCATAACAGTATGTTTTTTTGCGGTTGCGGCGGTTTCGGCCGAAGAACAGCTTTATGCCGGAAAGAGCGAGAACCCTCCGACACACACAATAGAAAAGTTTTTCTCGGCCAGCAACAAGATCCCCATATGGATATCGGATTCGGAAATAGTTTTCGTGAGGGAAAGCATAATGTGGATCGTGAATCCGGGAGACAAGGTAGTGGATGATGAAAAAGGGAGAATTATCAAGGAAGAGATTTGCGTAATGAACCTGGATACAGGCAGGATCAGCGTGGTATATAATACAGCCGGCAGAAAGAAACGTATAGAAGCTCTGGGATTGCGCGATAAGGATATCCTTATCAAAGATAAGTTTAAAGGTGATTTATATGTTTCCGAGAATGGCTGGTTGAGGAAATCCGGGAAATCGGAGGAAGCTGGTTTTAATGAGGTTTTAAACCGGTCCGTAAAAGATAATGAGAGAAAAGGCAGATGCATTTATGAAGAAGGCGGCAATATTATGATGAAATGCAGAGGATCGGACAAGCCGGTTGTTTTGGTAAAAAGCCTGTTTAAGACGGTCGAGTTTTCCAAAAAAAGATGAAAGGCTACTTTAACAGCAGGTTCAGTATATTGTATGAAGCCTTTACTTCGGCGGTCGTCGGTTTCGTTCTTGCTATAGTCGTGCGCGGGTTTATCGATTTTCCTGTAGTTAAGATATGGACCAGGACATCCGCGGCGGCTTTTCTTATTCTTATAATGCTGGACTGCAGGTTTTCGAAATTAAGCGGGCATGAGCTCGGGCTGGATATCTCGCTTGCGGCAAAAAAATATCTTTACGGTTTGGCTTCGGGGGTTCTGAGCCTGTGTGTTCTTCTGGTAGCCTTTTATTCTTTCCGGCTGAGATATCCCGACCCGGCTTTCCTATGGAGTTCTTTTTCGCGTCGCTTGGTTGCGGCCCTTTTTATTGCGCTTGCGGTGTCTGTATTTGAAGAATTTGTCTTTAGAGGCTACCTGTTTTCAAAGATAAAAAAATACAGTTCGGTAAAAGTTTCTTTCTGGACTGTAACCGTTCTGTTTGCCATGTTGCATCTTATAAAACCGGTTTTCATTGACGGTGAAAAGTTTTTTCCGGAACATTTTGCCGGCATGTTCGGCATAGCCGCCGTCAGTTATATACTTATGGATGCGAGGATAAAAACCGGAAGCCTGTTTTTCCCGATGGGAATCCATGCCGGATGGGTTTTTGTTATGAAGACCAAGAGTATTTTTCTGGATGTCCCGACGCATTACAGTGATTCATGGTTTTTGCCTCTTTTTGGTTCAACCGAATATTTTGAAGGAGGATTGGTTTCGTGTCTTTTTCTTATAGCCGTAGCGGTATTCTTAACAAAAAAAATATATCCGGCTCTGCAAAGAAGATAAAGTCCGCGGCGGGTTCCTGGCTTAAAACCGCAGAAGATATTTTTTTCCCTCCGAGATGTTTGTTTTGCGGGAAACTCTGTGATGACGGGGAGATAAGGTTTATTTGCGGGGATTGTTACGGCGGATTTACGGGTTTCGATTCCGTCCGGTGCGTAAAATGCGGGAAAATCCATTCCGAAGCAAACAGTCTCTGCGTCAGATGCAGTTATGCTCAATTTTCCTGCGGCAGGGCTTATCATGCTTACAGACTGTGTGAAAAAACCAGATTCCTTGTACACCAGTTTAAATACGGCAAAAATTTTGAAGCGGCGCAGGCTATTGCGGGATTAATGGATAAAAAAGGGCTTTTAAGCGCAATATCATCTGATATAATCGTACCTGTGCCCATGCATATA includes these proteins:
- the nadB gene encoding L-aspartate oxidase, which gives rise to MNPRYLINFDLAKMNSVKTGMIVIGSGSAGLTAALHASAFGNVTIVTKSKIEESNTLHAQGGVAVSLSKDDSWEKHFEDTIFAGAGLCNRKSVEILVKEGVDRVNELIDLGANFDRHNGKLLFTREAAHGQRRIIHANGDNTGAEIERTLVRAVKNNRKIDVMEEHYAIDLLHHKNRCYGVIAFNRRTGRKTAVIAPSTILATGGAGQVYRETTNPEVATADGMAIAYRAGTALMDMEFMQFHPTTLYLAGAPRFLISETVRGEGGVLVDKNGYRFMPDYHPLCELAPRDVVSRAIVEQMKKTDSNFVSLDLSNIPPAKVGKRFPNIKKICNDYGLKIPRDKIPVRPSAHYMMGGVRINLGCETNVKGLYACGEVSCSGVHGANRLASNSLLESMVFGYRAGIAAGQNSKMKGFRVPPIKYEIDRKILRALDVADVKRSLQSVMWRCVGLEREEHSLAEAYNIITFWERYILSAMVRYADGFELQNMLMVAKLMAKAALRRKESRGAHYRTDFPKPVEKWKKHINFSLKY
- a CDS encoding discoidin domain-containing protein, which gives rise to MIKKSCILFLTVLFMAGVKCYALKVSDVSTQCPEHPSTAAVDGNDASYWLSSKGMSPAWLAIDIGKTTKINGIQLIWGDKAARLYKIYISSGGKKWDEVACVDDGKKNESRMIFFDDKEARMIKIYCEEGADGDEYSIREIKLLCNIEETQADNPIISIKASSEGPGSDGAITACDGNDLTRWASRQGSEYEWIEFEFTGMQKIKAVEIIWERASAKEYTIETSVDGKTWELQSAVKDGRQGERRMVLLKNEPEIKFFRVNCFSRASVWGYSIWEVKPILTGKPKFSGKRSEKKTELKFDRFQSHASGALKKEWLYRDASEKLVKSVTASSTREGHEPVYAVDPRMRTSWFSDANGEEWLQIEFKEGVILGNLRLKWNYNPAQHFKIQVSEDGSDWRDVYEQEGVGKYEQKYISFDSVACRFMRILCIKPTFDEATSGNYDSYSVIDISINPAKPTPVWKQN
- a CDS encoding ComF family protein, yielding MSFSYSRSGILNKKNISGSAKKIKSAAGSWLKTAEDIFFPPRCLFCGKLCDDGEIRFICGDCYGGFTGFDSVRCVKCGKIHSEANSLCVRCSYAQFSCGRAYHAYRLCEKTRFLVHQFKYGKNFEAAQAIAGLMDKKGLLSAISSDIIVPVPMHIIDRLKRGFNHSSFLAKMISKITGIPVVKALAKTKSTLHQASLTRTKRIKNIKNAFKTVKAGRIKGKKILLFDDICTTGATLNECAIALKKAEARSIEVMTFAVTASDSSS
- a CDS encoding TrkA family potassium uptake protein, with product MDIIQKRILKIIIALAAVIITGTAGFAALKNISVENALYLTICLISTVGNREIGENPAEIFFAIFIIFTGMGTLLYGVSNTTAFILEGQLNNILRRKKMNKNISKLNNHFIICGAGKTGLSVIEEFYKTRNPFVIVEKKEEALNQIPYKENLLFVTGDATQDEILELAGIKNAKGLISTLNDDTSNLFVVFTSRSLNANLRIISKAVDEDSERKLLKAGANATVSPNRIGGMRLASVALRPVVVSFLDTMLKQADLSLRMESVTIAENSSLIRKTLGEADIAKKTGLIVVAVEQAETKNYIYNPRTELVLNAGDSLIMMGNIEQLEKLRKLVE
- a CDS encoding CPBP family intramembrane metalloprotease, yielding MKGYFNSRFSILYEAFTSAVVGFVLAIVVRGFIDFPVVKIWTRTSAAAFLILIMLDCRFSKLSGHELGLDISLAAKKYLYGLASGVLSLCVLLVAFYSFRLRYPDPAFLWSSFSRRLVAALFIALAVSVFEEFVFRGYLFSKIKKYSSVKVSFWTVTVLFAMLHLIKPVFIDGEKFFPEHFAGMFGIAAVSYILMDARIKTGSLFFPMGIHAGWVFVMKTKSIFLDVPTHYSDSWFLPLFGSTEYFEGGLVSCLFLIAVAVFLTKKIYPALQRR
- the uvrA gene encoding excinuclease ABC subunit UvrA yields the protein MEKNIVIRNARQHNLKNISLEIPRNRLVIVTGLSGSGKSSLAFDTLYAEGQRRYVESLSAYARQFLEQMQKPEVDYIEGLSPAISIEQRSASSNPRSTVATSTEIYDYLRVLYANAGDVFCYKCGRPISRQGPQDIADSILELPEGLDIALLAPVIEGKKGEHRQVFEFLKRDGFSRVRIDGFMNELDDVTGLDKNKKHSIAAVVDRFKIKSGIAKRVSDSVETALKTGKGKIIIQRGRNNKAEDIFYSEENSCPYCGISYGEISPRMFSFNSPYGACPSCHGLGHKLSFSRESVVPDPDKSLEKWAIAPWKRGGKSLLIYYKKILRGVCRHFSIDMDKPWKELSGKQQKIILYGSGEEDISFSFWRRGAVRHFSKPFEGVIPNLERRFRETDSEGVKEYLQRFMGEEDCELCKGSRLKQESAAVKIEGKSIYDFTRMSVSEALEFINNINFSANKFKVAGELIKEVRMRLVFLENVGLGYLTLDRKSATLSGGEAQRIRLATQIGSGLVGVLYILDEPSIGLHQKDNIKLLNTLKSLRDMGNTVIVVEHDEEIISSGDFIIDLGPGAGKKGGYLVYAGGLDGLLKNKNSITAAYLSGEKEILLRERRIVGPKNKFLKVFGARENNLKNIDVKIPLGRFCCVTGVSGSGKSTLVDEILRKALFQKIYGSKEKPGAYSRIDGVSNVDKVILIDQSPIGRTPRSNPATYTGVFGHIRDLFSKIPEAKQRGYMPGRFSFNVKGGRCESCRGDGILKIEMHFLPDIYVECETCKGKRYNRDTLDIRYKGLNIAEVLDSTVNEMLEHFKNVPKIREKLQTLKDVGLGYIHLGQPATTLSGGEAQRVKLSSELAKKATGSTLYILDEPTTGLHFDDINMLLDVLHRLVSLGNTVLVIEHNIDVIKTADYIIDLGPEGGDKGGFIVCEGTPEELASNPESYTGNYLKKKL